The Anaerolineales bacterium region GCGTCCAACACGGCGAAGCCGTCCACTTCGGGCATCATCAGGTCAAGGATGACGATGTCGGGATGTTCGCGGTTGACAAGCTCGATGGCTTCGCGTCCGTCCACGGCTTCGAAGATCTCGAAATCTCCCTGCGACTGCAAAATGCGCCGGATCAAGCGGCGGGCTTCCGGGCTGTCGTCTACCACCGCTACACGCGGGAAACGGCTTGGCGTCACGTTGTTGAGCGCGGCGAGCAAACCTTCCTGCGGAGTTTCGGATTGAGCCATCACACGCGGATAATCTACATCCCGCGTCCAGTTTTCGTCGAACAGGAACTGTTCGGCAGGAAGCGTATGACCTGTGCAATTGACCACGACCGTATCCGTCGGTTTGATAACGCCGGATCGAACGAGTTTGAACAAGCCTGCAAATGCAACGCCAGCCGCTGGTTCGGCTGAAATCCCCTCGAGTTTTGCCAGCACGTGCATCGCGCGAAATGCGTCATCATCGGAAACGCTTTCGAATGTCCCGTTCGTTTCCATCACCTGTTTCCGAAGCATCGTATACGTTCGACCGGGGTCGCCGGTGGCGAGCGTTTCGATGCGTGTGTTCGGCGAAAGGACCGGTTCTGCCTTTTCGAGTCCTCGTTTCCAGCCGTCCACCATCGGCGCACAGCCGTCTGCTTGGATGGGCGCCAACGCCGGAATGCGATCAATGACTCCAAGTTGTTTCAACTCGCGGAATCCTTTGTACACGCCAACGGGTCCCATACCTCCGCTGACGGCTTGGATGTACCAATCGGGCGTTCGCCATTTTGGCGCGCTCTCGGTGGATTGCGAAGGCGCGCCTTCTTCCATGGTGAGCTGTTCCGCGATCTCGAAGGCGATGGTCTTCATCGCTTCCACAGCGGTGACGGTGCGCGCGCCCATGTCTTGATACAACCCGCGTTGACGCGCGAACTCCGCCGCGACCTGCTTTGCTTGATCGTATGAACCGGTGATCTTCACCACCTGACTCCCGTATAAGGCGATCTCACGCATCTTTACGCCGGGGACGAGGCTGGTGACAAACGCCCACAGTTTGATCCCAGCCCGCGCGGCGTACGCGGAAAGCGCGATGGCTACGTTTCCCGTCGAGGCGGCGACCATTTCGGTGACCCCGCCTTCCTTCAGCGCGGCGATCGTGACCGCGGCTTGCCGGTCCTTGAAGGAGGAGGTCGGTCCCTGCCGCTCGTCTTTGATATACAGGTTTGGCAGTCCGAGCATGTTGCCAAGGTTGGCGGCTTTGATGAGCGGAGTGCCGCCTTCGCCGAGGCGCAAGGTGGGGTTGGGCGCGTGAATTGGAAGCAGTTCGCGATACCGCCACAAATCGAACGGGCGGTTGGCTATTTCGGCGGGAAAACTTTTCGCAACTTCGTCGAGGTTGTATTCCGCTTCGCGCCATTGGCTGTTGCAGTTGGGGCAGTGCATGGAACGCGGCATGAATGGCGCGGCGTGCCCGCAATCGAGACATCGTATGACAAATAACATTCTATTATTTATTGAGGACCTTTTCTGAAGAGTTTCTCACGCCGATCAGCCTAGAACTTCAAGCGCCTGCTCGATACCGGAGATCAATTCGCCTTCTTTGAGCGAGCCTTTCAAGAGCAGGCGTTTCCCGAAATCTTGCAGTTGTTTTTGTTGTTCCTCGTTCAAGCCGCCGCCGCTGATGACGAGCACCGGCAAGTTGCGAAGGCTTGGGTCTTCGCGCAGTTTTTCAAGTACGGTAAAGCCGTCCCATTCGGGCATGAAGAGGTCGAGGATGACGGCATGTGGCGGATTTTCTTTGATCGCTTCCCAACCTTGCCTGCCGCCTTCGGCTACCGCGACTTCGTACTTTCCATTTGCGCCAAGGATCTTTTGGATGAGCCGCCGATCTTCCGGGCTGTCGTCAATGACGAGGATGTTGTGGATCTGTCCTTTTTTATCCAAGCGGCTCATCGCGTGGACGAGGTCTTCCTCCAAAATGGGTTTGGTCAGGTAATCTGCCGCGCCGAGGTTGAAGCCTTTGTCCGCTTGTTCGAGGATGGAGCAGATGATGACGGGGATGTCGCGGGTAGCCGGATCAGACTTCAAGTCGGAAAGAAGCGTCCATCCGTCAATGTTGGGCATCATCACGTCGAGGGTGATCGCGTGCGGCTGGATGGCGGTGATCCGATCCTTTGCGCCTTTTGCGTCAATGAACGGGATGACGTAATATCCCTGTGGGGCAAGATAGCGCTCGTACAAGCTAATAACCTTGGGGTCGTCGTCTATTGCGATGACCACTTTTCGGTCGGCCGGAATTTCATCCAGCGGCTGGTTGTACGGCTGGAGGGTGAACCAGAACGTGGAGCCTTTGCCTACTTCGCTGTCAACGCCGATGCGCCCACCGTGTAGTTGGACGAGGTTGGCGCAGATGGATAGTCCCAAGCCGGTGCCGCCGCTTTTGCGCGTGGCAGAGCCGTCCACTTGCGAGAACGCTTTAAACAGTTTATCCTGATCTTCCAGCGAGATGCCGGGACCCGTATCGGTCACGCGGATCAAAACTTCCGTCTTTCCATCCTGACCCTTTTGGTTGTGCGCTTCCACTTTGATCGCGCCTTCGTCGGTGAATTTCGATGCGTTCGAGAGCAGGTTGATGAAGATCTGGCGGATGCGCATGGCGTCGCCGCGTACCGTGTTCGTGCCTGCGGATACGTTCGAAACCAGTTGTATGGGTTTTTCCTTGACCAAGCCTTTTGCTGTGGAAAGCACGCTTTGGATCATGTCGGCGAGGTTGACTTCCTCGAAGTTCAGTTCCATCTTGCCAGCTTCGATGCGGGCGAGGTCTAGCACATCGTTGATCAGTCCGAGCAGGTGCTGACCGGAATTGTAGATGGCGGTCAGATCCTGTTGTTGCATGTCGGTGATCGGACCGTCAATGCCTTTCAAGATCACGCGCGAGAAGCCGATGATGGAGTTGAGCGGCGTGCGTAATTCATGACTCATGTTCGCCAGGAACTGGCTCTTGAGTTTGTCCACTTCGCGCAGGTCTTTGATCAGTTGTTGCGAGAGTTCGTACGAGCGAGCGTTGTCAATCGCCACCGCCACTTGATCGCTCAGGAGTTGCAAGACAGAGATGTCGTCTTCGGTGAAAGCGCTTACCTGATCAGAATGTAGGTCAAGGATGGCGACGATGCGTGCGCCGATGCGTAATGGGATGACCGCCTCGGACCGGGTTTCTGGCAGAAGCGGGTGCGGTTCATACAACGGTTCGGCGCGCACATCCTCGATCAAATTCACTTTGCCCGATTCTGCTACCGACCCTACCAAAGTTTGCGAGCCGACCCCGACAGAATGTTTTGAGGCGAGTAGCTGTTCGCCCGCTTCGCCGGTCGCGCTGCGAAGCGCCGCGTTGAAGCCGGTCTCTTCCATGCTGTACATTGCCGCAAAGTAAAGTCCAAACTCATCTTTCACGCGGCTCACGGTTTCGGTGAAGATCCTGTCCAAGTCGAGTGTTGACGTAACGAGTCTGCCGATCTCGGCGGAAATGGCAAGATATTTATTGCGGCGTTGGAGGATTTCCTCTGAATGTTTGCGCTCGGTGATATCGCGCGCGACCCAAAACACCTCGTTGTCGTTGAGCCGCGAGAGGTTGGCAAGGAACCAGTACACCTGACCCTCGATCGGCAATTGATATTCGATTTGGACCGCCTCGTTCGTGTCAAGGGCTTTCTGAATCGCCTCGTGGAACGGTCTGTGAGTTTCGGGGGGGAGTAACTCATCCATGCGTTTGCCGAGCATCTCCTCCGGCGGGAGGAAGAGACGCGAGGGGTTGGTCGGCGCAATACGGACGTATCGCGTATCTCGATCCACAACTAACACCACATCCTGCATGGAGGTGAATAGCGCACGCAAGTCGGCTTCGGATTTTGCCAGCGCTTCCCTTGCCAGCAACCGTTCTATGGATGCCGCAATCTGATTTCCGAGAACGTTCAGAGTTTCCTGATGCTGGGGCGTGATGCGAATGGATGCGTCGTACGATTGAATCGCCATCACGCCGCGGATTGCCGTTTCGCTTCTCAAGGGGATGCCCAGCCAGTTTACGCTGGTTGTGCCTCCGCTCACCACCTCGCCCGAAGCGACGAGTTCCGCATAGATTTCCGGCGTGGTCCTCAACGTCTTGCCGGTGCGTATGACGTAACTTGTTAGACCTCTGCCGAGTTTGCGCGGCGACATAGATTGATTGTATTCGTCCACATAGTAGGGAAACGTCAACCAGTCGTTTTGAGCGTCGTACAATGCGAGATAGAAATTCTTTGCGGGCGCGAGCGTTCCAACCGCTTGATGAATTGCCCGGATAAGTTCCTCGATGGTCGAAGCGGTCAGTGTGGCGTCTGAAATTTGCGTTTCAGCGGCTTGGATCAATTCATTTGTCTTGCGTTCAGTAATGTCGCGGGCGACCCAAAAGACCTCGGTTTCGTTCAGCCGCGAGAGATTGGCAAGAAACCAATACTCCTGCCCTTCGATGGGCAGCTTATATTCGACTTGAACGGTCTCCTTCGTTTCAAGGGCTTTCTGGATTCCCTCGTGGAGTAGTTTGTAGGCGTCGGGCGGCAGCACCTCGTCCATGCGCTTGCCGAGGATATCCTCCGGTAGGAGGAAGTGACGCGAAGGGTTTGTCGGCGCAATGCGAACGTAGCGCGCATCCCGATCCACGACTGAGACCATATCCTGCATGGAGGTGAACA contains the following coding sequences:
- a CDS encoding pyridoxal-phosphate dependent enzyme — encoded protein: MLFVIRCLDCGHAAPFMPRSMHCPNCNSQWREAEYNLDEVAKSFPAEIANRPFDLWRYRELLPIHAPNPTLRLGEGGTPLIKAANLGNMLGLPNLYIKDERQGPTSSFKDRQAAVTIAALKEGGVTEMVAASTGNVAIALSAYAARAGIKLWAFVTSLVPGVKMREIALYGSQVVKITGSYDQAKQVAAEFARQRGLYQDMGARTVTAVEAMKTIAFEIAEQLTMEEGAPSQSTESAPKWRTPDWYIQAVSGGMGPVGVYKGFRELKQLGVIDRIPALAPIQADGCAPMVDGWKRGLEKAEPVLSPNTRIETLATGDPGRTYTMLRKQVMETNGTFESVSDDDAFRAMHVLAKLEGISAEPAAGVAFAGLFKLVRSGVIKPTDTVVVNCTGHTLPAEQFLFDENWTRDVDYPRVMAQSETPQEGLLAALNNVTPSRFPRVAVVDDSPEARRLIRRILQSQGDFEIFEAVDGREAIELVNREHPDIVILDLMMPEVDGFAVLDALRSKPETANIPVIVATAKELTVNEKSRLQGQIQSLMQKGDFLNDDFLDEVRSLIR
- a CDS encoding GAF domain-containing protein → MPKKKPAAKRLDKLFQNITPEDTSSKPKRAPRPKPVVEETPPSAQQPPQAERSVSISPPTRPVELIQRVPANHEAISLAFQAGQNNWATLQVLDDAQGTKWTPDDELLVRQVVDQLSLALENARLFKETESRATEVSVLNEVGQAFAATLNFDQITEITYNGISRLFDAKNFYVAFYDKAKNEVVFPRNVSESVVDRSITRLPLGKGITGHIIRTREHVLISNGSDQWMLEHGETPVGEPALSFLGVPLIASDNVLGVIAIQDYATPNKYSQHDLELLTSFANQAAIAIENARLFEEAQRRAQETTALAEVGREISSSFDLAVILEKIAFYAYNLLQATTTSAYLPVGTGEKWQAIAAVGLDAKEIKEDHVNRGEGVLGKIVLQHNGAIFNHVDKNTEGIPVPGTEKGVAFEHLMGVPVLSGDRVTGLLAVWRVGEGREFTQAELDFLTSLSRQTAIAIENARLFQETQQRAEDTARMNRLVTELSQTLDLGKNLQTIASEIADITFALHVGIAIIDKEANQLVVMADAPLENGKGGVGIRLPIQGNPTAERVLSTRQPLFINDTLNNPLTADIREIMRERGTQSLFIWPLIVGKELIGTLGIDFTDPYHRIADHDRSLIESILAQIQTSVQNSTLFENTQRSEEELRALFTSMQDMVSVVDRDARYVRIAPTNPSRHFLLPEDILGKRMDEVLPPDAYKLLHEGIQKALETKETVQVEYKLPIEGQEYWFLANLSRLNETEVFWVARDITERKTNELIQAAETQISDATLTASTIEELIRAIHQAVGTLAPAKNFYLALYDAQNDWLTFPYYVDEYNQSMSPRKLGRGLTSYVIRTGKTLRTTPEIYAELVASGEVVSGGTTSVNWLGIPLRSETAIRGVMAIQSYDASIRITPQHQETLNVLGNQIAASIERLLAREALAKSEADLRALFTSMQDVVLVVDRDTRYVRIAPTNPSRLFLPPEEMLGKRMDELLPPETHRPFHEAIQKALDTNEAVQIEYQLPIEGQVYWFLANLSRLNDNEVFWVARDITERKHSEEILQRRNKYLAISAEIGRLVTSTLDLDRIFTETVSRVKDEFGLYFAAMYSMEETGFNAALRSATGEAGEQLLASKHSVGVGSQTLVGSVAESGKVNLIEDVRAEPLYEPHPLLPETRSEAVIPLRIGARIVAILDLHSDQVSAFTEDDISVLQLLSDQVAVAIDNARSYELSQQLIKDLREVDKLKSQFLANMSHELRTPLNSIIGFSRVILKGIDGPITDMQQQDLTAIYNSGQHLLGLINDVLDLARIEAGKMELNFEEVNLADMIQSVLSTAKGLVKEKPIQLVSNVSAGTNTVRGDAMRIRQIFINLLSNASKFTDEGAIKVEAHNQKGQDGKTEVLIRVTDTGPGISLEDQDKLFKAFSQVDGSATRKSGGTGLGLSICANLVQLHGGRIGVDSEVGKGSTFWFTLQPYNQPLDEIPADRKVVIAIDDDPKVISLYERYLAPQGYYVIPFIDAKGAKDRITAIQPHAITLDVMMPNIDGWTLLSDLKSDPATRDIPVIICSILEQADKGFNLGAADYLTKPILEEDLVHAMSRLDKKGQIHNILVIDDSPEDRRLIQKILGANGKYEVAVAEGGRQGWEAIKENPPHAVILDLFMPEWDGFTVLEKLREDPSLRNLPVLVISGGGLNEEQQKQLQDFGKRLLLKGSLKEGELISGIEQALEVLG